The Mytilus trossulus isolate FHL-02 chromosome 13, PNRI_Mtr1.1.1.hap1, whole genome shotgun sequence genome has a segment encoding these proteins:
- the LOC134695298 gene encoding protein cueball-like, whose amino-acid sequence MAKKYRPTADQRWLYYSIYPTRSSIRRSRLNGTGPQEVVDVNTEQVTGLSIEYNPDRLFWLERKSGDVKSSNLNGSNIIKIVSTNETHANIGIHVHNSDIYCANGKRILRVIFSSPTKANVIYSDTEMIYGIMFYQEKG is encoded by the exons ATGGCTGTACTACAGTATCTATCCCACACGTAGTTCAATTAGACGATCACGTTTAAATGGTACCGGACCACAAGAAGTAGTAGATGTTAACACAGAACAAGTAACTGGTTTGAGTATAG AGTATAATCCTGATAGACTGTTTTGGCTTGAAAGAAAGAGCGGTGATGTAAAATCTTCCAATCTTAATGGAtctaatattatcaaaattgtcaGCACGAACGAAACACATGCAAACATaggaatacatgtacataatagCGATATATACTGTGCAAATGGCAAACGAATTCTACGGGTCATATTTTCATCACCAACTAAAGCAAATGTTATATATTCTGATACAGAGATGATTTATGGTATAATGTTTTACCAGGAAAAAGGTTAG